The Mercenaria mercenaria strain notata chromosome 1, MADL_Memer_1, whole genome shotgun sequence nucleotide sequence TGCCACAGCCCCCGCGAGGAATGGCTACGCCTGCGTGTTTAGATTTATCTCGGCGACTGAGTAGAGTAGACGATGCGTCTGATGTAGTTTGGCTCTACTTATAGAATTCACCTTGGTTCAGaatattacggtgttccgtttggacaatcgtgacattttatttaatactaaaccgcgatgcacgatggtacgatgacgaaaacgcgatggcacaatggcacgatgatgaaacaacgatggtacgatggtgaaaacgcgacgccacgatgatgaaatcgcgatggtgcgatggtacgatggtgaaatgtcgatgtaatatcgcattttcatcatcgtaacatcgcgttttcaccatcgcaccatcgcgttttcatcatcgtaccatcgtgccatcgcgttttcatcatcgtaccatcgagttttcaccatcgtaccattgcgttatcaccatcgtaacatcgcgttttcaacatcgtgccatcgcgttatcaccatcgtaccatcgcgttttcaccatcgtgccatcgcgttatcaccatcgtaccatcgcgttttcaccatcgtaccatcgccttcgggttagaaatgcgtagttccctgcacttgaatttttgtcaaaaatagatgaatgtatctcaatgtattttgtgagaagaaatttaccatttagattctgctgttttgcaaaatgttttacaaaatgttcagtgctcaactcattaaaactgtgtaaaatcttcaaggccacgtcctttatattttatgtatgcatgaaagtaaattaaaagctgggtgtaatagtcacatgatattattcaaactcagcttattcttgttaggatgtagaaggtacataatacaatgtgaaaatgagattgtatcaagcctgtattactgacacatatactgtaccactgcgcatgaccaccggaaggcgatggtacgatgatgaaaatgcgatggtacgatggtgataacgcgatggcacgatggtgaaaacgcgatggtacgatggtgataatgcgatgttacgatgatgaaaacgcgatagcacgatggtgaaaacgcgatggtacgatgatgaaaacgcgatggtacgatgatacgatggtgaaaacgcgatagcacgatgatgaaaacgcgatattacatcgacatttcaccatcgtaccatcgtatcattgcgatttcatcatcgtgccatcgcgttttcaccatcgtaccatcgttgtttcatcatcgtgccatcgcacaatcgcgttttcgtcatcgtaccatcgtacatcgcggtttaggattcaataaaaagtcacgattgtccaaacggaacaccgtagaatATTGGTACTGCTACATGTCGTGAAGTTGTCAATTGCATATGAAGACAAGCATAGTACCGTACAGTGTACATAGGTGCATGAGGAGACAACGTCTACACCTATTCATTCGGTTTGATTAATTGTTCTTTagtcaataaatttatatttctgaaaaataaaacacacacaaaaaaacacgcCATTTTAGATTGAAAGTATAATGGTATAATGTATGTTAATATTTACatggaaattgaaaaaaaaaattcaataaatggACACATTGGGTATAGattattattcatattcatatttatgttcatttttctgttaattaCCATTATTTGTTATGTGTCGGAATATCTGATtagttaaatgtttttaataaataaatgaacgaATGATATGTAAGAATATTTTTCATTCTTCTAATGGCAACGATGTTGAAATCATTATTACGTAACTTGTGTTTACCTTCACCTAATGATGTTAATATACCAGTCAACTAGGCAAATGTAAATATGTGTGCATGTTTGTCATTTGCACATGTCTACGTGATGCTTTCAGAGCTCGATATAAAATGTGCAAAGTAATGCTCTTTTTCAGCCTATCGGAATAaagcctgttcatgagagatatTGAAATGTGTACCATCTCTCACTTCCACTAACACAGGCTTAACCGGAattctattatataaatatgataGTGAAGTTAAATGCTCTCCATGAACCAGACTGGGGAGAGATTTTAAGCCGCCACACTTAAAACATAAGGCGGAAACTTATGGAAGCAGCAGAACGGAGATgctgtaaacatttttatgcaaGCAAATCATATGCATAATATGTAAGCAAAATTTAGGTGGATTTTAAGAGAGTCTTTACTCTGCACATTAATATCTGTTTATATGGCGGCACAAAGCATGCGAGTCAATGCATATTATTCCTTTTCGATCCGTGTTCttgatttaaaaatttgttaaccggctctttgaaattaattaaaacattaaagagaaagtttgttacagtttttatttcatagtgcagtaaaaaaataaaaataacaaacaacatGTACAGCTGAAATGTAAACATTTCAATCAAATTCGTCCCCTTTAATGCccaaatgaaattattattattcactTTTGTACATTTTGCAAAATTTGCTCAAAAGACAGATCAACTCATTTGTTATATGTATCATTAGAAcagcaaacataaatatatatatgtgtgctATTATAAGATCTGAACTTCTGATACAAATATGGCTCATTGTTCTTTACACTTGATCAGACATTTCaatcataataaaaatgaataagattTAATTCAATTTACTtcggtttttctattttctatatcAATAACGTTGTTGGCACATTGAACCTAAATCACTCAACATATTCCTCACACCACAGACTGCAAGTTGTTgaaagaaggaaatatttataaatctGTCAAACTAGACCAGCATCTTTTGCCATACTATAGAACGAAGAATTCTTGTTTTCTAGTAATATTTTAGGACTGTCAAATTCTTTGATTTCTCCATGCTCCAATACCAAAATTCTGAAAAGGAAACGAAATGTTTAAAGTTAagtgttttgatagaaaatgataagaaaaacCTGGCGATAATTGAATCGTAATTTTCGAAGCAAACAAATCATAATTATAAGATATTGAAAGATAGCATAAATTATACAAGAAAATGGAATTTGTAGCCAGGAAAATGGAAATTGCACTTAAAATATCAATGCAATGTATAATGTTATATCATTGTGTATAATTTCCAATTTTGCCACACAATTCAAGAATAGATCCTTATTGTATTCAAAGCTATATATTGCCTTAAACAGAAAATactaaatattacaaaatataccaGATGGTTGAATTTAACGAACATGTGACGATTCTTATACCGGCTTATATAcatgaatataataaaaaatagcaaCTAATTACCTGTCATAATCTATAATTGTGTTTAATCTGTGGGCAATGGTCAATACAGTACagattcaaaatggccgccgcacacgcgcacttattatgaattcttatatgcaaatgagttactaattatagtaactaggtcatccaagatggcgcccgtttgtttagaCACAAAGAGCTGCCTATACTACTTACTAGTATCAACTTCAAATATTAAAAGGGACTGAAAGGCATTACTACCCGGAAGAATAAAATATGTCGGATGTTTCCAGAAATAGCATAGCAATTGCTCCGTTTTAAGGAGATAAGATGtgagagaaaaaagaaacatataacaGACAGACTCACAAGTAACGTACATTcttaatgatttatttcaaaattaattatgtACGTGTACTACAATGCCATATTAATTGCTTAATGTATACTTGTAAATGTGTTATTTTAGGCTTGATGGTCTAATCAAAGATTCGCACAAACTTCAGAGTTACATTGACCACTGCTTAAAACCGATGGTGAGCGCCTTAAAAAACGAACCAGCCCTCGGAGGATGGGAGATCATGAACGAGCCTGAGGGAGAATTGATACCGGATCACCATAGCAACAACCCGTGCCACGATACATCGCAACTTCATAACAGCGGTGCCGGCTGGGAGGGACACCTGTATTCTGCCGCTCAAATACAGAAGTAATTTCAGTCTTACGCTCAAAATTGAGTTGACACCTGGCAGTTAAAtctttgaacactttttaatGTCAAGAGgcttttgttaaaatttcatcAGTATTGATTAGTTTTAACTTTTGATTCAGATTATTTAGATCAGCACTTTTATCATAGCCAACTTATATATCCAGTTTGTTCAGTTTTACATAGATAGACAAAGCACTCCATTTTTGCATAATGTGCACAGTGCAAAGTAACTAACTCTTATAGCAAACCCATTATGGACAGGTCTTTTAGGACtttttgaaaaagtttgtaaGTTTTCTTGCAGAAGTATTCGGTTTTGTTTTAAGAGATTGTCCTGACCTCCTACTGACTAGTGACATAGTATAATTTAGTATACGTTCATTAAGGTTTGTGAATTGGCAAGCAGATGCTATACGAACGACAGATCCGGGTGCCATGGTTACTGTTGGTGTATGGAACCCTAAATCCAACACAGACAAATTTGGCTTTAAGAACCTGTACTCGGACCACTGTCTTACATCAGCTGGTGGAAAGGCACATGTAAGTAGGGTTAGAACTTAGAATATAGTCTTCTTTCCATAAATGTAAAAGTATTTCGTAGCATATCTCTCTGCTGCATGTGAAAGCACACCTAGTTTACAAGTttagttgaatgaaataatagtgtTGATCAAAACGAAGCTCTAATGATTGAAACACGGATTTTGCCATAGAGCATGACGTTAGAAATACAAAGTAGGCGAGAATGAAAATATTGATTCTTGTGCTTAATATGCGATACCCGACACAAAAATTCGCAATGTACTAAACTAATTAAATTAGTACTCTATTGCAGGGAACCTTGACATTTTACCAGATGCATACCTACGCCAACAATGGTCActttgatggatattcaccatTTCAGGTTAGTGGCAGTCCGTGTTTAATTCATGTGTCTAGTAACTGACTTACctgtctgaaataaaaaagaaaatgggtAGACAGAAGGTGGTTTTGCAGACTGTATTTCCATAATTCTGGAAAAAAATCCGAACTTTCTCAATCTAGAACGAAAGAACTTACGCTTACATATTCTATTTAAACGTAAACAATGTACTAGCTAAATACATAACAATCGCGTCATAAAATACGAAATAGCTGTCTTCATGCATTGtcgttttcttaaatttcaagctTCTATATAATATCCTTTCAAATGTTgttcgattttaaaaattcttgcaGTGTTATTTAGCAATATGAAGACTATAATTCCACCTTCATTAAGTGAACTGATTTTTAAAAAGATGCACTTATGAAATAGCAATACTTGAGCATTTGTCAGAATGTTCTTAAATATTATTTGCAGCACCATGCTACAGAATTCGGACTGAACAAACCTCTCGTAATTGGTGAATTCCGACAAGAAAGTGGGACAGGAAAGATTACCGACATGTATAACCATGCCTACTACTATGGATATGCCGGTGGGTGGGCGTGGCAAGCAGTGGATAACAACTGGAGTAACATTAAGACAGGATTGGCTTGGCTGAAAGGGAGAAACGATCAACAGAAGGGTGGTCTTGTAGGCGTTCACTTGTAATACTGAGATGAATAAATCTGCCGTAATAATACCGAGTTCTTGATTATTTTTTCGGCGTACCAACATATATAGGCTGCGTATTGTGTGTACAATATACTGATTAAGGTAAGGGTTAGGTTAACGTAGGTGTAACAGTGTACATATTTTTAGACCCATTTGGTCAAATGAGGGACATTTTCAACATTATGCTATTTGCAATATTTCTCTTTTCATAAAACCGCACGTTAAATACATGTTGTTTCTTTCATCATAAAATCATTCTCAAATAAATCCCCGACTAACCTGGATTATATCTAATTCATTCGAAACTGTCACTTTTGTCCAGACACATACACTTCGAATTAGTCCTACCGGTTAAATTCCACATAAATATCAATGCTTTCTACTACCCGAATTAAGGTGGAGTGCGAACTTAATTTTTTTCCCAGACAGATGTATGAAAAATGAACGGAGGAAAATTGagaatatttctgatttattccagtttttCGTTTGGCTCTAATATAAGCCACATTTGTTTCGtacgctgtcaaacttggccactaatgGCACTTTTTGGCGTCCTTACTTGGCGTCATTTTCACAGTTTCTCTgaggttttcagcatatcccagttttagttggaagcggacacgaatgaaattaatatatttttaaaagattaaaaatgtcctttcctgtgatataaatttcatGAATGATCTATGACGCACGTTTAGATTATGACGtatt carries:
- the LOC128550051 gene encoding mannan endo-1,4-beta-mannosidase-like, which gives rise to MCYFRLDGLIKDSHKLQSYIDHCLKPMVSALKNEPALGGWEIMNEPEGELIPDHHSNNPCHDTSQLHNSGAGWEGHLYSAAQIQKFVNWQADAIRTTDPGAMVTVGVWNPKSNTDKFGFKNLYSDHCLTSAGGKAHGTLTFYQMHTYANNGHFDGYSPFQHHATEFGLNKPLVIGEFRQESGTGKITDMYNHAYYYGYAGGWAWQAVDNNWSNIKTGLAWLKGRNDQQKGGLVGVHL